The following are from one region of the Maribacter aquivivus genome:
- a CDS encoding TIGR03571 family LLM class oxidoreductase — MNPFDKLYKPGKMTLGIEFPLDNDWSTEGNRKRLEDNRPFGVPDISNHLALAKQIDEAGFAALWMRDVPVYDPNFGDGGQLFDTLPYLGYLAAATKNVLLGTAAIVLPLQQPIKLAKAAATIENLSDGRLLLGLGLGDRPVEFPMYNIDYKKRPEIFRQNLDIIKEAWKTNSNLKSKYDFLSSGIEVYPKPKKDIPLVVAGHSGQSINWIAKNAQAWFNYPRPVADTLENRKYWCNALYDEDQAAKPYITAIHLNLSKDDTATFKPQRFGGTVGINHLTEYLKAYENVGVNHMAINLRKSETPVSEAISKLTEVVLPEF; from the coding sequence GAAGGTAACCGAAAACGCTTGGAAGATAACAGACCTTTTGGTGTGCCAGACATTTCTAATCATTTAGCATTGGCAAAGCAAATTGATGAAGCAGGGTTCGCAGCTTTATGGATGCGAGATGTTCCTGTGTACGACCCAAATTTTGGTGATGGTGGGCAATTGTTTGATACTCTACCTTACTTGGGCTATTTAGCTGCAGCTACCAAAAACGTTTTATTGGGTACGGCAGCTATAGTATTACCATTACAACAGCCTATAAAATTAGCCAAAGCTGCTGCTACCATAGAAAATTTAAGTGATGGCAGACTTTTGTTGGGTTTGGGATTGGGCGATAGACCCGTGGAGTTCCCAATGTACAATATCGACTATAAAAAAAGACCTGAAATCTTTAGACAAAATCTAGATATCATTAAAGAAGCTTGGAAAACAAACAGTAATTTAAAATCTAAATACGATTTTTTAAGCAGCGGTATTGAAGTCTATCCTAAACCGAAAAAAGACATTCCGCTAGTCGTAGCCGGTCATTCCGGACAAAGTATTAATTGGATAGCAAAAAACGCACAAGCTTGGTTTAATTACCCAAGACCAGTTGCCGACACTTTAGAAAATAGAAAATACTGGTGTAATGCTTTGTATGACGAAGACCAAGCAGCAAAGCCTTATATCACGGCTATACATTTAAACTTATCTAAAGACGACACTGCAACATTTAAACCACAACGATTTGGTGGTACGGTAGGTATCAATCATCTTACCGAATATTTAAAAGCTTATGAAAACGTCGGTGTCAATCATATGGCAATAAACCTGAGAAAGTCTGAAACTCCCGTAAGTGAGGCTATATCTAAATTAACGGAAGTGGTTTTGCCGGAGTTTTAA
- a CDS encoding helix-turn-helix domain-containing protein encodes MKNILEIKTIADYFKLRNCEVLHPLVGIVDFDNVSKSGYTNMPYDGFHYSCYAIFLKDAVGCKLMYGGNAYDYDEGTLVFMAPNQTIEFGGFAPDYVPKGYALLFHPDLLLGTNLAKKIQEFNFFTYSSNEALHLSAKERKVILSLLEKIQFELEQPIDKHSKKLIVTNIELFLDYCLRFYDRQFITREVVNKGALEKFDTLLRDYFLSDKPKTNGLPSVGYFAGQLHLSSNYFGDLVKKQTGISAQEYIQIKLIDVGKEKIFDPNKSVSEIAYELGFKYPQHFSRLFKQKVGHSPKEFRASIN; translated from the coding sequence GTGAAGAATATTTTAGAGATAAAAACCATTGCAGATTACTTTAAACTGCGAAATTGTGAAGTGCTACATCCGTTGGTGGGTATTGTAGATTTTGACAACGTAAGTAAAAGCGGATACACCAATATGCCTTACGACGGTTTTCATTATAGTTGCTATGCCATCTTCCTAAAAGATGCTGTTGGGTGTAAATTGATGTATGGCGGGAATGCTTATGATTATGATGAAGGGACATTGGTCTTTATGGCACCTAACCAAACCATTGAATTTGGCGGGTTCGCCCCAGATTATGTTCCCAAAGGCTATGCATTACTCTTTCACCCAGACCTACTATTGGGCACTAATTTGGCTAAAAAGATTCAGGAGTTTAATTTCTTTACCTATTCTAGTAATGAAGCTTTGCATTTATCGGCTAAAGAACGAAAAGTGATTTTAAGTTTGTTGGAAAAAATTCAGTTTGAATTGGAGCAGCCGATAGACAAACACAGCAAGAAACTAATCGTAACCAATATAGAGTTGTTTTTAGATTACTGCCTACGATTTTATGACCGCCAATTTATTACCCGCGAAGTTGTCAATAAAGGCGCTTTAGAAAAGTTTGATACGCTATTGAGGGATTATTTTTTATCAGATAAACCTAAAACTAACGGCTTACCCTCTGTTGGCTATTTCGCAGGCCAATTACATCTGTCCTCAAATTACTTTGGTGATTTGGTCAAAAAGCAAACTGGAATATCTGCCCAAGAATATATACAGATAAAACTTATTGATGTGGGCAAAGAAAAAATCTTTGACCCTAACAAATCTGTAAGTGAAATAGCATATGAATTGGGTTTTAAATATCCACAGCATTTTAGTCGTCTATTCAAACAAAAGGTAGGGCATTCGCCTAAAGAATTTAGGGCCTCTATTAATTAA